GCCAACGGGGTAGAGGCGCGGCATGTCCTTGTGCTCACCGAAACGCTTTTTCTGCGCATCGTGGCCGAGCAGTTCGAGCACGGTCGGGCGGCCTTCAGGGTCGGAAAGCGTGGTTACGTAACCGCGCGGCTTGTTCAGCATGAAGTAGCGCTCGGCCTCACGGCCGTGCAACAGCTTGCCGTCCACGCGCACGTGGTCGCGATCGAGGTCTGCGCGGGTGCCGAGTTCGGTGACGGTCTGGCCGTTCACCTGCACGCGGCCTTCGAGGATGATCTGCTCGGCGGCGCGGCGCGAGGCAATGCCTGCTTGCGCGAGGATCTTCTGCAGGCGTTCGCCGCGTGGAGTTTCTTCGGTCTTGGGCTTGGTCGTCATGGTCAACCTTCATTATCGCGCGGGCGCTGCGCTCCAGCGACATTTCCTTGCAAATCGCCGCGCGTGGAGCGCGTATTTCTCGTGTCAGATGTGGGCAAGGGGTCGGAAGTCACCATCCCCATTGAGAAAGCTCGCCAGAAAGAAGGAACCGACTATGCGCCTCACCCGTACCCTCAGCGCCGCTCTTGCCTTCACGCTCGCCACCGCTGCCTTCGCACAGAGGAGCGGCACCACCCGCCGCGGCGGCACTGCGACGACCTCCACCACGACCAGCGGCAAGACCGCCACGAACACCACCACGGCGACCGGTTCGCGCGGCAACACAGCCAGCGAAACCAGCAGCGTCACCAAGACGAAGAGCGGCTACACCGAGAGCGGCACCGCCACCGGCGCCAAGGGCAACTCCGCCACGGTGAACGGCACGACCGTCAACAACGGCAATGGCACAACGACGCAGTCCACGACGGTCACCGGCTCCGGCGGCAAGACGCACACCGGCGTGCACACTGGCCCGACGAAGTGAGAGCGACACCCAGACGTATACGACGTTCCTCGGAGAGCACGGGCGGTAGGCACGGCTTCAGCCGTGCCGTCAGTGTCGATGGAGGAAAGGGATTTTAGCCCCTGAGATGGGCCAGGCACATATACCTCAGCGGCTAAAGCCGCTTGCCTGAGGTGGCGCTGGTGGCACGGCTGAAGCCGTGCCCTACCGTTCGTGCCTCACCGTGTTCTGTGGCTGCGGCGATAGACGGATCGCCTCGCCGTTCCCCTTGCAACCGCCACCGACAAGCAGGTCCTTCACTGCGTTCAGGACGGTCGTGGGATAAGGCTGTAGACACGGAGAGTCGTGAGAAGCGCAAAAGCAAAGAGGCCGGCGTTTTCGCCGGGCCTCTTATTTGCTAAACCTTACTCTTCTCTGCTGAACCTTACTCTTCGTTCTCCGGTTCGCCATCCGCCTGTGCTTCGTGCACCTCGGCGTTCGGCTCCACCTCTTCGGCGACCGCACGGGTCTCGTCGTCGGCGCCGTCTCCTTTGCCCTTGTCGGCCAGCGTGTCCTCGACGGACTCATGCTGCGCCGGCGCGGGAGCCGCGTTGATTTCGTCCACCGCCGGCGGTTGTGTCGCGGCGGTCTCTTCGTTCACGTTGCCGGATTCGGTCGCAGCGTCCATTTGCATCTCCTCCTGGACGGCCTCGGCAAGTTCGCCAGCCATCTTCTCAAACTCTTCGATGCTGGGAAGCTCGTTGATGTCCTTCAGGCCGAAGCGGACGAGGAACTCCTTCGACGTTTTGTAGAGCATGGGGCGGCCGATGACCTGCTTGCGGCCCGCGGTCTGCACCAGCTTGCGCGTGATCAGCGAGCCGATGACGCCGCCCGAATCCACACCACGAATCTCCGATACTTCGGGCGCCGTGATGGGCTGCTTGTAGGCGATCACCGCCAGCGTCTCCAGCGCCTGTAGCGAGAGCTTCAGCGGTGGTTTCAGCGACTTCACAAAGCCGCGCACCGCGTCGTGGTACTCCGGCTTGGTGGCGAAACGGAAGCCACCGGCGACCTCACGTACCTCGAAACCGCGGTCGTTGTTCGCGTACTCGGCGATGAGCTGGTCGAGCACTTCGCGGAAGTAGACGCGCAGCTTGCGCTCGCGCACCTTGGCTTCGGCGGCTACGGCCTTTTCGTTCTGCGCCTTGGTGGAGGCGTCCTCGGCCTGCGCGGCCGCGACGTTCTCAGGCGTTGCCTCGACAGGGGTGACGTCCGCTGCGGGAGCCTCTTCGGCGGCAGTTTCAGCCGTTTCCTCCGTCCCGGAGAGAGTTTCGGCGTTCATCGCCTCGGGGTCGATCTCGTTCGGCTCGTTGGCGTCTTCGCCGCCGAGGTCCAGCGACGGCTGCTGCGCCTCCAGCGCGTCGAGCTCCAGCTGCGCTTCTTCACCGAGCAGCCCGACAAGCTGCACCAGGGTTACGGGTTCTTCGGACGCGTAGATGACCGCTTCGATCTTGGCTTTGAGACTCACTGTTGGCTTCTGGCTCGCAGGTTTCTGACGTTAGCGAAAAGTGTACCGGAACCGGGGTCGGCTATGCTGAAAACGGCTCTACTTCATCACTCCGCACCACGAGGTCTTCTGTCCCGATGCGAGTTTTCCGCTCTGTTGCCGCCCTCTTCCTGCTGCTGCTCGTCCCCGCGCTGCGCGCCCAGACCTCCGGGCCGGTCCCGGAAAAACCGTGGGAGATCCGCGCCGTCGTCATCGCCACCTTCGAGTTCGGTGCTGACACCGGCGACAAACCCGGCGAATTCCAGCTCTGGGTAGAGCGCGAACACCTCGACGAGGTCGTGCCTTTCCCCGGCGGCGTTCACCCGCTGCGCACCAACAAGGCGCACACCGTGCTGGGCATGATCTGCGGCACGACGATCGGCCCGGCCGCCGTCAGCATGACCGCGCTGGGCCTCGACCCGCGTTTTGACCTTTCACACGCCTACTTCCTCATCAACGGCATCGCAGGCGTTGATCCAAAGGCCGGGTCGCTGGGCTCGGCGGCGTGGGCGCGCTTTGTGATCGGCGACGTCACCCGCATGATCGACCCGCGCGAAACCCCGAAGGACTGGCCGTACGGCCTCTTCCCCATCAGCGCGACCGAGCCGAACAAACCGCTCGGCAACCCGCCCGCCTGGTTCCGCTCCAATCTCTATCCGCTGAACCCCGGCCTCGAGGGCTGGGCCTTCGCCATGACCCGCGACCTCAAGCTGCCCGATGACGAGGACTCCGCCAAGCTCCGCGCGCTCTACACCGGCGACGCCTACAAGGAAGCCCGCCGTCCGCCGTTCGTCTTCGAGGGCGAAAGCTTCGCCAGCGACTACTTCTGGCACGGCAACATCATGAACCAGTTCGCCGAAGACTGGGTGCGCCAGTGGACGAACGGCAAGGGCAACTTTGCCATGACGGACATGGAAGACTCCGGCCTGCTGGAGGCGCTGCGCCGTCTGGACGGCATGAAGCGCGTCGACGCCAACCGTGTGCTGGTGCTGCGCACAGCCTCCAACTACTCTGCCCCGCCGCCGGGAGGCACCGCTCTCGACAGCCTGCTGAAGCCGCACTTCGGCAAGATCGCCTTCGAAACGGCCTACGATACCGGCGCGCCGGTGCTGCACTCGCTGGTCGACCACTGGGCGAACACGCGGGACCAAATTCCATCGGTGAAGTAGCTATTTCAGTAGTTTGCGATAGATTTCAGCGGTCGCCCGATCGAAACAAACGAACTCCACCCGCTCCATCGAACCACCTCCGGCCAGCACTTCGCGCACTGCGATGCTGGCCGCTTCTTCCTTCGGATAGCCATAGATGCCCGTAGAGATCGCCGGGAAGGCCAGCGACCTGGCGCCGAACTCTTGCGCCAGTTGCAGGCAGACGCGATAGCACCCGGCGAGCAGTTCCGGCTCGCCGCTCGCTCCGCCATGCCAGACCGGGCCGACTGCGTGAAAGATCCACTTCGCCGGCAGCCGGAAACCGGGAGTCGCTTTCGCCGAACCCGTGGGGCAGCCATGCAGCTTGCGACAGGCCTCCAGCAGCTCCGGCCCGGCCGCGCGGTGGATGGCTCCATCGACGCCTCCGCCGCCCAGCAGCGAGGAGTTTGCAGCGTTTACGATCGCATCCACCGGACGCTGCGTGATATCGCCTTCCACCACAAAGATTTCCGCCATAGCGCGCCTCTTTCCGCCAGCCCCATCCATGCACATTGGATGAGGCAAACAATCGTTGAAACGGCCATAATTTCAGGATTTTTACATTCTGTTCATCTTCCAAAATCAGGCTCCCCCTAGGCTAATGAAGTTGCGTTTCGAGGCGTCCGCTGGACGCCTCTTGCGCGTCAGACCTACAAGGTGACTCATGGCTAGCACAATTACGCCGCCGCTACCCGCCGCAGGGCGTGCGAAGCACTCCTCCCTCCTCGACAAGAAGCTGCAGGACTCCGCCGTAGGACGGTGGGGCGGTTTCCTCTTCGGAGCCATCGTCGTGGCCGGGCTCGGCTACGTCGGCGTGAAGCTTTCGACCGATCTGCAGGGCATTCACCAGTCGTCGATCTTCCCGTATCTGCTGCTCGGCCTGGCGCTGCTCATCGCGCTTGGCTTTGAGTTCGTGAACGGCTTCCACGACACCGCGAACGCTGTCGCCACCGTGATCTACACCCACTCGCTGGAGCCGCACATTGCGGTGGTCTGGTCGGGCGTGTGGAACTTCCTCGGCGTGCTCACCAGCTCGGGCATTGTGGCGTACACCATCGTTGCGCTGCTGCCGGTGGAGCTGATTCTGAAGGTCAGCAAGGGCTCAGGCTTCTCGATGGTCTTTGCGCTGCTGGTCGCGGCTATCCTCTGGAACCTCGGCACCTGGTGGATGGGTCTGCCTGCTTCCAGCTCGCACACGATGATCGGCTCGGTGATCGGCGTCGGCGTCGCGAACCAGCTCATGCACGGCCGCTCGGGCGTTTCGGGCCTCGACTGGGGCGAAGCGATCAAGGTCGGCAAGGCGCTCTTCTTCTCGCCGATCATCGGCTTCCTGGGCGCGGCGCTGCTGCTCTGGATCAGCAAGCGCGTTCTCTCTGATCCGAAGCTGTTTGAAGCTCCCGAAGGCGATCAGCCGCCCAGCTTCTGGACGCGCTGCCTTTTGATCCTCACCTGCACGGGCGTCAGCTTCGCGCACGGCTCCAACGACGGCCAGAAGGGCATGGGACTCATCATGCTCATCCTCGTCGGCACGGTGCCCACGGCGTACGCGCTGAACCATACGGTCGACCACGGCTCGGAGGTCACCTTCGCCGCCGTATCGCAGCAGGTGTCTGACGTGCTGCAGCGTTACGAAGGCCCCGGCGCTGTCGTGGTCGGCGGCGATGCCGGCACGACGCTCGAGCAGTTCATCGCCACCAAGCACTACACGCCCTCGGTCCTCGTGGCCTCGCAAGGCATGGTGCAGGCGATCCGCACCGAAGAGTCTGACTACGGCTCGCTGGGCAAGGTGCCCGCGAACATGCAGGCGAACGTCCGCAACCAGATGTACCTGCTGAGCGAGACCTTTCGCCTGCTGCCGAAGGAAGGCCCGAAGATGGCCGAAGCCGACCAGAAGGTGTTGAACAACTACAAGACCTTCCTCGACCACTCGACGAAGTACATCCCCGCCTGGGTGAAGGTCGCCGTGGCGCTGGCGCTGGGCCTGGGCACGATGATCGGCTGGAAGCGCATCGTGGTCACGGTGGGCGAGCGCATCGGCAAGGAGCACCTGACCTACGCGCAAGGTGCGTCGGCGGAGCTCGTCGCTATGGGGACGATCATGGGCGCGTCGTTCATCGGCGTTCCGGTGAGCACCACGCATGTGCTGAGTTCGGGCGTCGCGGGAACGATGGCCGCCAACGGCTCCGGCCTGCAGTGGTCGACCATCCGCAACATTGCGATGGCCTGGCTGCTGACGTTGCCCGCAGCAGCACTGCTCTCGGGCATGCTGTACTGGCTCTTCGCGCACATCGCCAAGTAGAGCTCAAGCCAACAAGCACGGCCCGCATGATTGCGGGCCGTTTCTCTTTGCAGGACAACGCGGCGGAACTACGCGTCCTTCGCGTCCTCGTACTCTTCGTGCCAGGCGGTCTGAATCGCCTCGAGGATGCCTTCGTTCGACTTGTTCGGGTCGCCGATGAAGCCGGGCAACTGCGTGACCCACTTGTGCAGGTCGGTGAAGCGGATGGTGTACGGGTCGGTGTCGGGGAACTGTTCTTGTAGCAGGATGCCGATCTCTTCAGTGTCGGTCCATTCGACTTCGCGGGGCATAGTTCTTGCTCCTTTCCTCTTCAGTGTAAAGGGCAAGCGGCGTACACTGGCTGCACTCACCCCAACGTTCTTTTCAGGAGCCGTAATGTCCGACTACGCCATGCCTACGCCCGTGCCCGCCGCTGCTCCGCTCAACGAAATCGAGCGCGTGGTCGACACTTTCGTCGCACCGACGAAGACCTTCACCGATATCCTGCGCTCGTCGAGCTGGTGGTTGCCGTTCATCATCGTGTGCGTGCTCGCGTTTACGTCGACCTTCACGGTCGGCAAGAAGGTCGGCTGGGAAGCGGTGACGCAGCAGCAGATGGCGAGCAGCAAATCCGCGCAGGCGCAGATGAACCAGCTCACGCCCGAGCAGCGCGCACAACGCATCCACATGGGCGCCAAAGTGAGCAGCTACATCGGTTACGCAGTGCCGGTGATGGTGCTGCTCTTCTCTGCGGTAATCGTGCTGGTGCTGTGGCTCAGCGTGAACTTCGGCCTGGGCGCGGAGACGACCTACGGGCAGATGTTCGCCGTCTTCATGTATGCGGGATTACCGAAGCTCGGCATCACGCTGCTAAACATCATCCTGCTGTGGGCTGGTGTCGGCCTCGATAACTACGACATCAAGAACCCGGTCGGCACGAACCTCGGCTACTACCTGAACGAAGCGCCGAAGTGGCTGCAGACGCTGGGCTCGTACTTCGACATCTTCAACCTGTGGGCTCTCTTTCTGCTGGTGCTCGGCGTGAGCATCGTCGCGAAG
The nucleotide sequence above comes from Granulicella cerasi. Encoded proteins:
- a CDS encoding purine-nucleoside phosphorylase; the encoded protein is MRVFRSVAALFLLLLVPALRAQTSGPVPEKPWEIRAVVIATFEFGADTGDKPGEFQLWVEREHLDEVVPFPGGVHPLRTNKAHTVLGMICGTTIGPAAVSMTALGLDPRFDLSHAYFLINGIAGVDPKAGSLGSAAWARFVIGDVTRMIDPRETPKDWPYGLFPISATEPNKPLGNPPAWFRSNLYPLNPGLEGWAFAMTRDLKLPDDEDSAKLRALYTGDAYKEARRPPFVFEGESFASDYFWHGNIMNQFAEDWVRQWTNGKGNFAMTDMEDSGLLEALRRLDGMKRVDANRVLVLRTASNYSAPPPGGTALDSLLKPHFGKIAFETAYDTGAPVLHSLVDHWANTRDQIPSVK
- the scpB gene encoding SMC-Scp complex subunit ScpB, with protein sequence MSLKAKIEAVIYASEEPVTLVQLVGLLGEEAQLELDALEAQQPSLDLGGEDANEPNEIDPEAMNAETLSGTEETAETAAEEAPAADVTPVEATPENVAAAQAEDASTKAQNEKAVAAEAKVRERKLRVYFREVLDQLIAEYANNDRGFEVREVAGGFRFATKPEYHDAVRGFVKSLKPPLKLSLQALETLAVIAYKQPITAPEVSEIRGVDSGGVIGSLITRKLVQTAGRKQVIGRPMLYKTSKEFLVRFGLKDINELPSIEEFEKMAGELAEAVQEEMQMDAATESGNVNEETAATQPPAVDEINAAPAPAQHESVEDTLADKGKGDGADDETRAVAEEVEPNAEVHEAQADGEPENEE
- a CDS encoding O-acetyl-ADP-ribose deacetylase → MAEIFVVEGDITQRPVDAIVNAANSSLLGGGGVDGAIHRAAGPELLEACRKLHGCPTGSAKATPGFRLPAKWIFHAVGPVWHGGASGEPELLAGCYRVCLQLAQEFGARSLAFPAISTGIYGYPKEEAASIAVREVLAGGGSMERVEFVCFDRATAEIYRKLLK
- the iscX gene encoding Fe-S cluster assembly protein IscX, with the translated sequence MPREVEWTDTEEIGILLQEQFPDTDPYTIRFTDLHKWVTQLPGFIGDPNKSNEGILEAIQTAWHEEYEDAKDA
- a CDS encoding YIP1 family protein, which codes for MSDYAMPTPVPAAAPLNEIERVVDTFVAPTKTFTDILRSSSWWLPFIIVCVLAFTSTFTVGKKVGWEAVTQQQMASSKSAQAQMNQLTPEQRAQRIHMGAKVSSYIGYAVPVMVLLFSAVIVLVLWLSVNFGLGAETTYGQMFAVFMYAGLPKLGITLLNIILLWAGVGLDNYDIKNPVGTNLGYYLNEAPKWLQTLGSYFDIFNLWALFLLVLGVSIVAKKTKGQAAAVVVGWWALILLINVAWVAVMG
- a CDS encoding inorganic phosphate transporter is translated as MASTITPPLPAAGRAKHSSLLDKKLQDSAVGRWGGFLFGAIVVAGLGYVGVKLSTDLQGIHQSSIFPYLLLGLALLIALGFEFVNGFHDTANAVATVIYTHSLEPHIAVVWSGVWNFLGVLTSSGIVAYTIVALLPVELILKVSKGSGFSMVFALLVAAILWNLGTWWMGLPASSSHTMIGSVIGVGVANQLMHGRSGVSGLDWGEAIKVGKALFFSPIIGFLGAALLLWISKRVLSDPKLFEAPEGDQPPSFWTRCLLILTCTGVSFAHGSNDGQKGMGLIMLILVGTVPTAYALNHTVDHGSEVTFAAVSQQVSDVLQRYEGPGAVVVGGDAGTTLEQFIATKHYTPSVLVASQGMVQAIRTEESDYGSLGKVPANMQANVRNQMYLLSETFRLLPKEGPKMAEADQKVLNNYKTFLDHSTKYIPAWVKVAVALALGLGTMIGWKRIVVTVGERIGKEHLTYAQGASAELVAMGTIMGASFIGVPVSTTHVLSSGVAGTMAANGSGLQWSTIRNIAMAWLLTLPAAALLSGMLYWLFAHIAK